The Prinia subflava isolate CZ2003 ecotype Zambia chromosome 6, Cam_Psub_1.2, whole genome shotgun sequence genome contains the following window.
agcttataaaaatgtaagacctCTTGACCTGccagccattttgtgaccattcttagtccaccgTGGATGTAGCCTGGTCAGGCCCTGTTCTGTCCAAGGTGGATCCTAGAGGCCTTTGAacaaatacctactttattcaccagtctctgtttcaggtcagccttcccaagtcATCACTGGGAGCACATAGAGGCTAtcacacatttttcattttttatccAACAATCCTGTGATGAAACTGTTGGGAAGGAAGCTGTTCCTCTTTTTGAGTTTGTGGTACTCGGAAGGGGAAGAAGTCATGGGAAGTCAGagcagtgtgtgctgcaggggctggaggggccaCTAAGGTCTCCTGGTGAGGTGGCACATGCCAGGTGCCTTTCTTGCAGAGGGTCCAGCAGTGGAGAGTCTCACATATCCTGAGGGTAACATGGGGTGTGTGGTGAAAATGGCAAAATCACTGGCATATCACCCAGGCTAACTCTTGTAAGCTGGACACAAAAGCATGACGACATGCTCcagaaaagaagagggaaagaatGCAGCTTGGAGCTGGATGATCCCtctgagatcccttccaactcaggatattctacaGACAAAAGCCCTCGGACAGCTGCGATGACACCTTCCGCAAAGGACCCACAAAAGCACCAGCAGGCAAAGGAGGCCCTTTACCAGCTGATGGCCGAGACACCGCTGGTCGCCCGTGCAAGGGACACCGCATGGCGAGGGGAGATCCCGGCGGGCAGGACCGGCCCGGGGCTGGACGTGGCGGGGCCGCCGCTGCTCACCTGgtgcgcggggcggcggcggcggccggcaGCGAGGAGGCGGCGTGGCCAGCGCGgagggcggcgggcggcggctcggaggcggcggcgggcggcgggcgggcgagCGCGGCCAGgccgagcagcagcagcggcagcgaCGGCGGGCAGCGGCCAGCGGGCCCCGGCGCCGCCATCCTCACGCCACGtccggggcggtgccggggctccGCCGGCGCCCCGCTCTCGGTCTCTCAGAAAAGGCCGGCGGTGAGAGGACGCAGGCGGGAGCCTGTGAGGCGGTTCAGCTCCTCCAGGATTTGTACTTCCTTCTGGTACATCTGCGTGAGCAGGGGCGGTCAGCACCGGGCGAGCTCCGGTTCCCGTCACCGGGGCCTCCAGTCAAACCCATGCCAGGCCCCACACACCCTCCCTAGCCCGAGAGCATCCCGCACCTGCTCCCACTCGGGTTTCGTGTCGTGCCGGTAGCCGAGCAAGTGGCACAATCCGTGGGCTGCCGTCACCTGTGCGGGGGGAGCACAACACACGTGTTACCGACCGAGCCCCGTGCCCGCCCGCCGCCTGCCGCGCCCAGGCGGGGCTCACCGTCAGTACATCGTCAAATTTCTCCCCGGTCTCGCGGCACTGCTGGTGGATGTACTCCACCCCCAGGAAAATGTCCCCCAGGTTGTACTCGTCGCGGCAGCACGGCCGCGGCAGCTCCCCCGCCGCCACTTGGTGGAACGGGAAAGAGAGGACGTCGGTGGGCTCCGGGCAGTGTCGGTAGGCGCCGTTCAGACGCCGCATCAACGCGTTGCTGGCGCAGACCAGCCCCACGTCGAAGCGGGAGGCGCCCAGGGCGGCGCGCAGGGCGCACACGGCGCGGCGGAGAGGGACCCGGCGCACGGGCACGGCGCACTGCGCGTTCCGCAGCGCCACGCTCATGGCGGGACCGCCGGCGGGTGCCCGCCCATCCCAATGAGAGCCCGCCCACCCCAATGAGAGCCCGCCCCAATGAGATCCCGCCCCAATGAGAGCCCGCCCACCCCAATGAGATCCCGCCCCAATGAGAGCCCTCCCCAATGAGAGCCCGCCCACCCCAATGAGAGCCCGCCCACCCCAGTGAGAGCCCTCCCCAATGAGAGCCCGCCCACCCCAATGAGAGCCCGCCCACCCCAATGAGAGCCCGCCCACCCCAATGAGAGCCCGCCCACCCCAATGAGAGCCCGCCCACCCCAGTGAGAGCCCTCCCCAATGAGAGCCCGCCCACCCCAATGAGAGCCCGCCCACCCCAATGACAGCCCGCCCACCCCAGTGAGAGCCCTCCCCAATGAGAGCCCGCCCCAATGAGATCCCTCCCCAATGAGATCCCTCCCCAATGAGATCCCACCCCAATGAGATCCCTCCCCGAGGCCCCGCCCACTACTGCGCCCACCACTCGCTACCCCGGGGGAccacccccctgccctggggcccCGCCCACTCTCCTGCCCCGTTAATACGCCCGCCCACCATCTAAGCCCCGCCCACTGTGACCACGCCCACGGTCACGCCCACAACGCTGCTCCCACACCTCTCCCCGCCCTACAGTCCGGCTGCCGCCGTGGCCCCGCCCACCTTTCCGCTGAGCTCCGCTCCCTGGCTGGGCCTCTCCCCATCGCGCATGCGGCTCCCGCTTCGCCCGGCGGTCCCAGGCTGCCGCCGCAGCAATGTCGGCGCGGGGCCCGTTCCGCGGCTCGCCCTCCTTCCCGCCGCCGCTGCGCTTCGGGCAGCCTGCCGTATTCGGCCAGGGTGGCGGCCCCGCCGGCCTCCCCTTTCCGCCCGCCGTCACCTTCGCGGCTCCCTACGCGCTGGGCCAGGCGCCGGCCCCGGCGGGGAACGCGGGATTCAGCTTCAGGCCGCCTACCAGCCTGGGCGGCTTCCCGACCTCCAGCGAAGCGTCGGGTGGCTGCGGCGGTGCCTTCACGGCGCCCGAGTTCCGCTTCAAGGCGCCCGAGAACCCCGCCGCCTTCAAGCCGGTGTCAGGCGGTGAGGCGGAGAAGGCCCCGGCTGCCCCTGCCGCCTTTGCTTTCTCGTCGCCCTTCGGCTTCGCGTCGGAGACGGGCCCCGAGGCGGCGGTGACACGGGAGCCTTTCTCGTTCTCGCGTCCCACCGCTCCTTTGGGGCGGCTGGAAGAGAGGGGCCCGAAGGCGCTGCCAGAGGATCCGGGGGAGCCGCCGTCCAAGGGGCTGAAGcggaaggaggagagggagcgctcgccgcggcgcggggcggcggcggcgggcgggcgggcggcggcgccgccggAGAAGCGGGCGGTGATGCTGAGCCGGCCCCGCGGCGGGATCCTGTTCGGCCGCACGCTGGAGGATATGCTGCGCAGCCAGGCCCGCGAGCAGCGGGAGCGCGGCGATGGCCCCGAGACCGAGCGGGGACCCACCGAGGAGCCGCCGCCGGCCGAGGCACGGGACCTCGCCCGAGAAGGTGGGCGGGAGTCTGGTGGGGCAGCCCGGCTGCCCGGGTGTCTCCCCGCTTGCTGACTGCTGTTGTGTTCCTTCTCGTCACAGATGCGACCCCCGCCGCCCCTGCTCGCCGGAGCCGCGGCAGCGAGAGCACGGAGGGACTGGGGGGCCTACCAGCCGCGGAGCTGACGGCCGTCCAGTGCAAGAACATCCCTGACTACCTCAACGACAGGACTGTgctggaaaaacattttgggCAGTTCGTGAAAGTTCGTCGGGTCATGACTAGGCGGAATAAAAAAATGGCCGTTCTCCATTTTTTTGATCATGTGAGTATCAGAAGTGGCATAACTCTTGGgagtgttcagcctggagaagtctcTAGGGATACTTTAGAGCCCTTTCCAGTGTCTAAAGGGGCCTACAATAAAGAGGGAAAGCG
Protein-coding sequences here:
- the YBEY gene encoding endoribonuclease YbeY, with protein sequence MSVALRNAQCAVPVRRVPLRRAVCALRAALGASRFDVGLVCASNALMRRLNGAYRHCPEPTDVLSFPFHQVAAGELPRPCCRDEYNLGDIFLGVEYIHQQCRETGEKFDDVLTVTAAHGLCHLLGYRHDTKPEWEQMYQKEVQILEELNRLTGSRLRPLTAGLF